A window of Candidatus Methylacidiphilales bacterium contains these coding sequences:
- the dcd gene encoding dCTP deaminase yields the protein MGAQADTWIREKAINNGMIEPFMDKSIHEGVITYGLSSYGYDIRISDEFKILNKHSDKIIDPKKFDPDLLIDFKGDSYVIPPNSFVLARSLEYFRIPRDVIVICTGKSTYARCGIIVNVTPLEPEWEGYLTLEISNTAPLPTKIYAFEGIAQLIFITGNSLCEMSYRERKGKYQGQTGITLPKIEN from the coding sequence ATGGGAGCCCAAGCTGACACGTGGATTAGAGAGAAAGCGATAAATAACGGGATGATAGAACCTTTTATGGATAAATCGATCCATGAAGGCGTTATTACTTACGGTTTGTCTTCTTATGGATATGATATCCGCATAAGCGATGAGTTTAAAATTTTAAACAAACATTCGGATAAAATAATAGATCCCAAGAAATTTGATCCAGACTTACTTATCGATTTTAAGGGCGATAGCTATGTTATTCCCCCCAATTCATTTGTGCTAGCCAGAAGTCTTGAATATTTCCGTATCCCACGAGATGTGATTGTAATTTGCACAGGAAAAAGCACTTATGCAAGATGTGGGATCATCGTCAATGTTACACCCCTTGAACCAGAATGGGAGGGTTATCTTACGCTGGAAATTAGCAATACTGCGCCATTGCCAACAAAAATATATGCGTTCGAGGGTATTGCACAACTCATCTTTATAACTGGCAATAGTTTGTGCGAGATGAGTTATCGTGAAAGAAAGGGAAAGTATCAGGGACAAACAGGCATCACTTTGCCAAAAATAGAAAATTAA